A region of Methyloversatilis discipulorum DNA encodes the following proteins:
- a CDS encoding TonB-dependent siderophore receptor, whose amino-acid sequence MSTSRRRLCRPARRPLPLALALFVGSLHVAGGLLPSAAMAQASAATFRFDIPAGPLAAALNQAGATAGVLLSFDPALVADLRTAGLQGSHGFEDALRRLLQGTGLAPAARGDGSYTLRKLPATTNAAEVPTLPMVKVTADLDDRAESATGRVEGYLARRAVSATKTDTSLLETPRSVTVVTADQIADRGALNVEQAVAYTAGVQVAAWGNDPRFDQITVRGFDVTTTADYRDGLRQANTGWLSYFRTEPYGLERLELLKGPNSVLFGQISPGGLINRVSKRPTRETLREVEVRYGSDDHYQAQGDFGGALTDNGEWTYRLTALARDSESDTVGVNDDSLYFAPALTWQPSDRTRITLLGHAQHFETAGSPRPFQLPSGELSKVWAGDVDFDGLKQTQYVAGYEAEHRFDDVFTLRQNLRYGHVDTDNQYTSGTLDADGDTIQRSTFGVYENMHNFSVDTALQSRFSTGPLQHTLITGVDHADLDGDIRYLSGAAPSISLSNPDHHQTIARPTTLLVHQDVSGTQTGVYAMDQVRWGDWRLSAGLRRDRAEQTQKDLIAGTSSGQTDKATTGSIGLLYMLTPDLAPYVSYATSFSPQFGTNILGDAFRPTEGKQVEGGIKYQPAGRSMLLTASVFHLVQQNALTRDPDNINNQIQTGETRSRGIELEANARLFKRLELIGAYTLQDVEVTRSNDGNQGKRPVGIPRQMASLWGKYSFIGGLDVGVGARWIGETYSDGQNTGTNSGYTLIDARVGYDLGSLLRGATVAVRANNLTDKEYLMCHDGYCYRGRGRFVMASLNYRW is encoded by the coding sequence GTGTCCACTTCACGCCGCCGTCTCTGCCGCCCCGCTCGCCGCCCGCTCCCGCTGGCGCTCGCTCTGTTCGTCGGCAGCCTGCATGTCGCCGGCGGCCTGCTGCCGTCCGCCGCCATGGCCCAGGCCAGCGCCGCGACCTTCCGTTTCGACATCCCGGCCGGCCCGCTGGCGGCCGCGCTCAACCAGGCGGGTGCTACGGCCGGCGTGCTGCTGAGCTTCGATCCCGCATTGGTGGCCGATCTGCGTACCGCCGGCCTGCAGGGCAGTCATGGCTTCGAAGACGCCCTGCGCCGCCTGCTGCAGGGCACCGGGCTGGCCCCGGCAGCGCGCGGCGACGGCAGCTACACGCTGCGCAAGCTGCCGGCCACGACGAACGCGGCCGAGGTGCCGACGCTGCCCATGGTCAAGGTGACCGCCGACCTCGATGACCGGGCCGAATCAGCCACCGGCCGGGTCGAAGGCTATCTGGCCCGGCGTGCGGTTTCGGCGACGAAAACCGATACGTCCTTGCTGGAAACACCGCGCTCGGTCACCGTGGTGACCGCCGACCAGATCGCCGACCGCGGTGCGTTGAACGTGGAACAGGCGGTCGCCTACACGGCCGGCGTGCAGGTCGCCGCCTGGGGCAACGACCCGCGCTTCGACCAGATCACCGTGCGCGGCTTCGATGTGACGACCACCGCCGACTACCGCGACGGCCTGCGCCAGGCCAATACCGGCTGGCTGTCCTACTTCCGCACCGAACCCTACGGCCTCGAGCGGCTGGAACTGCTGAAGGGGCCGAATTCGGTACTGTTCGGCCAGATCAGCCCGGGCGGCCTGATCAACCGGGTGAGCAAGCGCCCGACGCGCGAAACGCTGCGCGAAGTCGAAGTCCGCTACGGCAGCGACGACCACTACCAGGCACAGGGCGACTTCGGCGGCGCACTGACCGACAACGGCGAATGGACCTACCGCCTGACCGCACTGGCGCGCGACAGCGAATCGGACACGGTCGGCGTCAATGACGACAGCCTGTACTTCGCGCCGGCGCTGACCTGGCAGCCGTCGGACCGCACACGCATCACGCTGCTCGGCCACGCGCAGCACTTCGAGACCGCCGGTTCGCCGCGCCCCTTCCAGCTGCCGTCCGGCGAACTGAGCAAGGTGTGGGCGGGTGACGTGGATTTCGACGGTCTCAAGCAGACGCAGTACGTGGCCGGCTACGAAGCCGAACACCGCTTCGACGATGTGTTCACGCTGCGCCAGAACCTGCGTTACGGCCATGTCGACACCGACAACCAGTACACCAGCGGCACGCTGGACGCCGACGGCGACACCATCCAGCGCAGCACCTTCGGCGTGTACGAAAACATGCACAACTTCAGCGTGGACACGGCCCTTCAGTCGCGCTTCTCGACCGGTCCGCTGCAGCACACGCTGATCACCGGCGTCGACCATGCCGATCTCGACGGCGACATCCGCTACCTGTCCGGCGCAGCGCCATCGATCAGCCTGAGCAATCCAGATCACCACCAGACGATCGCCCGGCCGACCACGCTGCTGGTGCACCAGGACGTCAGCGGCACGCAGACCGGCGTCTATGCGATGGACCAGGTGCGCTGGGGCGACTGGCGCCTGTCCGCCGGTTTGCGCCGCGACCGGGCCGAGCAGACGCAGAAGGACCTGATCGCCGGCACGTCGAGCGGCCAGACCGACAAGGCGACGACCGGCAGCATCGGCCTGCTCTACATGCTGACGCCCGACCTCGCACCCTACGTGAGCTACGCCACCTCGTTCTCGCCGCAGTTCGGCACGAACATACTTGGTGATGCGTTCCGGCCGACCGAGGGCAAGCAGGTCGAGGGCGGCATCAAGTACCAGCCGGCCGGCCGCAGCATGCTGCTGACCGCCAGCGTGTTCCACCTCGTGCAGCAGAACGCGCTGACGCGCGACCCGGACAACATCAACAACCAGATCCAGACCGGCGAGACGCGCAGCCGCGGCATCGAGCTCGAAGCGAACGCGCGTCTGTTCAAGCGGCTTGAGCTGATCGGCGCCTACACGCTGCAGGACGTCGAGGTGACCCGCTCCAACGACGGCAACCAAGGCAAGCGACCGGTCGGCATTCCGCGCCAGATGGCGTCGCTGTGGGGCAAGTATTCCTTCATCGGCGGCCTCGACGTCGGCGTGGGTGCACGCTGGATAGGCGAAACCTATTCCGACGGCCAGAACACCGGCACCAACAGCGGCTACACGCTGATCGATGCCCGCGTCGGCTATGACCTCGGCAGCCTGCTGCGCGGCGCCACCGTCGCGGTGCGCGCCAACAACCTGACCGACAAGGAATACCTGATGTGCCACGACGGCTACTGCTACCGCGGCCGTGGCCGCTTCGTCATGGCCAGTCTCAACTACCGCTGGTAA
- a CDS encoding PepSY-associated TM helix domain-containing protein, whose product MRTFLTLLHRWFGLAAAVFLFVSGLTGAVISWDHELDEWLNPQFFDAPATDTPVPALELARRIEAADPRLRVNYLPLAAEPGHTQQIWVEPRVDPATARRYEPGFNQLAVAPGSGAIQSRRMWGDISLSRENLLPFLYKLHYSMHIPDGWGIELGMWFMGLIAIGWTVDCLIALYISFPKASPWRKSFAFRWRQGGYRLNFDLHRSGGVWLWLLVLLLAVTSVSMNLRSQVVAPLTGMLSTLSPNPFDSMTPRPRDQPIEPTLDRAAVLELARAEAARRGWTAPAGAIFYADGYGLYGVGFFAPGDDHGTGGLGVPWLYLDGHSGALAGEVVPGEGSAGDIFLQAQFPLHSGRIIGLPGRILISLMGLAVATLSVTGLVIWWRKRQARAAKR is encoded by the coding sequence ATGCGCACCTTCCTCACCCTGCTGCACCGCTGGTTCGGCCTCGCAGCCGCCGTCTTCCTGTTCGTGTCGGGGCTGACCGGCGCCGTCATTTCCTGGGATCACGAGCTGGACGAGTGGCTCAATCCGCAGTTCTTCGACGCCCCGGCCACCGACACACCCGTCCCCGCGCTCGAACTGGCGCGCCGCATCGAAGCCGCCGACCCGCGGCTGCGCGTGAACTACCTGCCGCTGGCTGCCGAACCCGGTCACACCCAGCAGATCTGGGTCGAACCGCGCGTTGATCCGGCGACCGCCAGGCGCTACGAACCCGGCTTCAACCAGCTGGCGGTCGCCCCGGGTAGCGGCGCCATCCAGAGCCGCCGCATGTGGGGCGACATTTCGCTGAGCCGCGAAAACCTGCTGCCCTTCCTCTACAAGCTGCATTACTCGATGCACATCCCGGACGGCTGGGGCATCGAGCTGGGCATGTGGTTCATGGGGCTGATCGCCATCGGCTGGACGGTGGACTGCCTGATCGCGCTCTACATCAGCTTTCCGAAGGCGTCGCCGTGGCGCAAATCCTTCGCCTTCCGCTGGCGCCAGGGCGGCTACCGGCTCAATTTTGACCTGCACCGCTCGGGCGGCGTCTGGCTGTGGCTACTCGTGCTGCTGCTGGCCGTCACTTCGGTATCGATGAATCTGCGCAGCCAGGTCGTCGCACCGCTGACCGGCATGCTGTCGACGCTGAGTCCCAACCCCTTCGACAGCATGACGCCGCGGCCACGCGACCAGCCGATCGAACCGACGCTGGATCGCGCAGCGGTGCTCGAACTGGCGCGCGCCGAAGCGGCACGTCGTGGCTGGACGGCGCCGGCCGGGGCGATCTTCTACGCCGACGGCTACGGTCTGTACGGCGTCGGCTTCTTCGCCCCCGGCGACGACCACGGCACCGGCGGACTGGGCGTGCCCTGGCTCTACCTCGACGGTCACAGCGGAGCGCTTGCCGGCGAGGTCGTGCCGGGTGAAGGCAGCGCCGGCGACATCTTCCTGCAGGCGCAATTTCCGCTGCATTCCGGCCGCATCATCGGCCTGCCCGGCCGCATCCTGATTTCCCTGATGGGTCTGGCGGTCGCCACGCTGTCGGTCACCGGCCTCGTCATCTGGTGGCGGAAGCGGCAGGCGCGCGCGGCGAAGCGCTGA
- a CDS encoding PEP-CTERM sorting domain-containing protein encodes MSVRPRWLAAAAVISLLVSTPVRADALLLNLSFTEAAAYAFDSSLGAAAAIDDRDPWSAQAEVGVSSARFDFGSGLGQLYTTGPAGNGIRGGQASVGFFFSVVNPGEVPITFAARSIEVDVDAVLSHSVGSGISGVQRTVGGFFKVSGTAGSGGQSLFSQTYFESPLSAGGNLLPGASTTGDALLDVTMNEVGGIDYRMSFGELTIAPGGRADFEFEFAGSVSVDDGSLATIDATSTVSLRMTLPDGVTLTSAQPIAWVSAVPEPSAAVLLAGGMSLVAVALRRRTIRR; translated from the coding sequence ATGTCCGTCCGCCCCCGCTGGCTCGCCGCCGCCGCCGTCATCAGCCTGCTGGTCTCCACGCCCGTCCGGGCCGACGCACTGCTGCTCAACCTGTCATTCACCGAAGCCGCCGCCTATGCCTTCGATTCCAGCCTCGGCGCCGCGGCTGCGATCGACGACCGCGATCCGTGGTCGGCGCAGGCCGAGGTGGGCGTGTCGTCGGCGCGCTTCGACTTCGGCAGCGGACTTGGCCAGCTCTACACGACCGGCCCGGCGGGCAACGGCATCCGTGGCGGGCAGGCATCGGTCGGCTTCTTCTTCAGCGTCGTCAATCCGGGCGAGGTGCCAATCACCTTCGCCGCGCGGTCGATTGAGGTCGACGTCGACGCCGTGCTTTCGCATTCGGTCGGCAGCGGCATTTCAGGTGTGCAACGCACAGTCGGCGGTTTCTTCAAGGTCAGCGGCACGGCGGGCAGTGGCGGACAGAGCCTGTTCAGCCAGACCTATTTCGAATCGCCCCTGAGCGCCGGCGGCAACCTGCTGCCGGGCGCCAGCACGACCGGCGACGCGCTGCTCGACGTCACGATGAACGAGGTCGGCGGCATCGACTACCGCATGTCCTTCGGCGAACTGACCATCGCCCCCGGCGGCCGTGCGGACTTCGAGTTCGAGTTCGCCGGATCGGTCAGCGTCGACGACGGCTCGCTCGCCACGATCGACGCCACCTCGACCGTCAGCCTGCGCATGACCTTGCCGGATGGCGTCACGCTCACTTCTGCACAACCGATAGCCTGGGTCAGTGCCGTACCGGAGCCTTCTGCCGCCGTGCTGCTCGCGGGCGGCATGTCCCTGGTCGCTGTCGCTCTGCGTCGCCGGACGATCAGGCGGTAG
- a CDS encoding DUF1810 domain-containing protein: MNPLAADPLDRFVQAQARDYAQALQELREGRKRTHWIWYVLPQLRALGRSQMAREYGIADRAEATAYIAHPLLGRRLLECVEAVLGHAGQRPEDILDAVDALKFRSCLTLFAEVAPDQPCFRAALAAFYDGQPDGETLRLLGQRGS; this comes from the coding sequence ATGAACCCGCTGGCAGCCGATCCGCTCGACCGCTTCGTCCAGGCCCAGGCGCGCGACTACGCGCAGGCGCTGCAGGAACTGCGTGAAGGCCGCAAGCGCACGCACTGGATCTGGTACGTGCTGCCGCAACTGCGCGCCCTCGGCCGCAGCCAGATGGCGCGCGAATACGGCATCGCCGACCGCGCAGAAGCGACCGCCTACATCGCGCACCCGTTGCTGGGCAGGCGTCTGCTCGAATGCGTCGAAGCGGTGCTCGGCCATGCGGGGCAGCGCCCCGAAGACATCCTCGACGCGGTCGATGCACTGAAATTCCGCTCCTGCCTGACCCTGTTTGCCGAAGTGGCGCCAGACCAGCCCTGCTTCCGCGCCGCGCTCGCGGCGTTCTACGACGGACAGCCGGACGGCGAAACGCTGCGGCTGCTTGGCCAGCGCGGCAGCTGA
- a CDS encoding OsmC family protein: protein MSRHTAEILWTRGDQPFIDKRYSRRHLIRFDGGVEVAGSSSPHVVPLPYSAEDAVDPEEAFVAALASCHMLTFLQLAALKRLVVDRYEDAAEGELARKADGRMYVATVTLRSAVRFAGPDIPTTSELTALHHAAHEQCFIANSVLTEVRCEPRQSAD from the coding sequence ATGTCCCGACACACCGCCGAAATCCTCTGGACCCGCGGGGACCAGCCCTTCATCGACAAGCGCTACAGCCGGCGCCACTTGATCCGTTTCGACGGCGGTGTCGAGGTGGCGGGGTCGTCGTCGCCGCATGTGGTGCCGCTGCCGTATTCCGCCGAGGACGCGGTCGATCCGGAAGAGGCGTTCGTCGCCGCGCTGGCGTCCTGCCACATGCTCACCTTCCTGCAGCTGGCGGCGCTCAAGCGGCTGGTCGTGGATCGTTACGAGGATGCGGCCGAGGGCGAACTGGCACGCAAGGCCGACGGCCGGATGTACGTGGCGACGGTCACGCTGCGCTCGGCGGTCCGCTTCGCCGGCCCGGACATTCCGACGACGTCCGAGCTGACGGCGCTGCACCACGCGGCGCACGAGCAGTGCTTCATCGCCAACTCGGTGCTGACCGAGGTGCGCTGCGAACCTCGCCAGTCAGCGGACTGA
- a CDS encoding catalase family peroxidase — protein MYRRILVILALAALTPARAEDRPAQAGDFIEVFQGLFGEHRGERKGHAKGVCAVGSFTGSADAARMFRAPLFSGTRWPAQIRFSMAGGDPAVADNARSPRGLAAQFELDDGRVHNIATLNTPVFGAATPESFLGLLRASLPGPDGRPDPDRVAAYRAAHPDTLAQFRWLQQNPPPWSYASAQYFGLHTFHFATAEGERAVRWRLQPRDGVRGLTDDERGAAPRDFLAARLAERVARGPVLFDWIVTLAQPGDSESDPSRAWPEGRTELVAGTLTVTAVGGDACTGLNFDPNVLSEGIRAGDDPILKMRSPAYAISFGKRLGGR, from the coding sequence ATGTATCGGCGCATCCTCGTCATTCTCGCCCTTGCCGCACTCACGCCTGCGCGGGCCGAGGACCGGCCGGCGCAGGCTGGAGATTTCATCGAGGTATTCCAGGGTCTGTTCGGCGAGCACCGGGGCGAGCGCAAGGGCCACGCCAAGGGTGTCTGTGCGGTCGGCAGCTTCACCGGCAGCGCCGACGCCGCCCGGATGTTCAGGGCACCGCTGTTCTCGGGTACGCGCTGGCCCGCGCAGATCCGCTTCTCGATGGCCGGAGGCGACCCAGCGGTCGCCGACAACGCACGTTCGCCACGCGGGCTGGCCGCACAGTTCGAACTCGACGACGGCCGAGTGCACAACATCGCCACGCTGAACACACCGGTGTTCGGCGCTGCGACGCCCGAGAGTTTCCTCGGCCTGCTGCGCGCCTCGCTGCCCGGCCCGGACGGCCGGCCCGATCCCGACAGGGTGGCCGCCTACCGCGCTGCGCATCCGGACACGCTGGCGCAGTTCCGCTGGCTGCAGCAGAACCCGCCGCCCTGGAGCTATGCCAGCGCGCAGTACTTCGGACTGCATACCTTCCATTTCGCGACGGCAGAGGGTGAGCGCGCGGTGCGCTGGCGCCTTCAGCCGCGCGACGGCGTGCGCGGCCTCACCGACGACGAGCGCGGCGCCGCCCCGCGCGATTTCCTCGCCGCCCGGCTGGCCGAGCGGGTGGCTCGCGGTCCGGTCCTGTTCGACTGGATCGTCACCCTCGCTCAGCCCGGCGACAGCGAGTCCGACCCGTCAAGGGCCTGGCCGGAAGGTCGCACCGAACTGGTGGCCGGCACACTGACGGTCACTGCCGTCGGCGGCGATGCCTGCACCGGTCTGAACTTCGACCCGAACGTGCTCAGCGAGGGGATACGGGCGGGCGATGATCCGATCCTGAAGATGCGCTCGCCGGCTTACGCGATTTCCTTCGGCAAGCGTCTGGGCGGCCGCTGA
- a CDS encoding methyl-accepting chemotaxis protein gives MDFISRSIRNKLLVICGGGTAALLVAAVVGLGVEWSAIDTLTGDITRAEALAIRAATLNKLMLTGAAFAVVVVVAFGLFMWALQRTIIGPAKTLSSDLERLASGDFHQPVACTTRDELGAIAQSAERIRKDLGALVLQLKQSAHSLVEASSVVGGESQRVATASSAQTQAASSTASSIEEVTAGIRMVADNAGNAARQADESLDQSTRAQTHLTELRGSIGRTASVMNEVSGAADAFVENARQITEMTREVREIADQTNLLALNAAIEAARAGEQGRGFAVVADEVRKLAEKSGTSAAAIDTITRSLSERAAGLSDALTQGRNAVGVAESSSDSAAGVITVAHHAVSVAADEVRAINRALEQQSRAASDIAGNVEHIASMSGQNQSAVDTLASSVTHLQSLASRLDELTGRFRL, from the coding sequence ATGGACTTCATCTCCCGCAGCATCCGCAACAAGCTCCTGGTCATCTGCGGCGGCGGCACCGCTGCGCTGCTGGTCGCCGCGGTGGTCGGCCTCGGCGTTGAGTGGTCGGCCATCGACACGCTGACCGGCGACATCACGCGCGCCGAGGCGCTGGCGATCCGCGCCGCCACGCTGAACAAGCTCATGCTGACCGGCGCCGCCTTCGCGGTCGTCGTGGTCGTCGCCTTCGGCCTCTTCATGTGGGCGCTTCAGCGCACCATCATCGGCCCGGCAAAGACCCTGTCGTCCGATCTCGAACGGCTGGCCAGCGGCGACTTCCACCAGCCGGTCGCCTGCACCACGCGCGACGAGCTCGGAGCCATCGCGCAGAGCGCCGAGCGCATCCGCAAGGACCTGGGCGCACTGGTGCTGCAGCTCAAGCAATCCGCCCACTCGCTGGTCGAGGCCTCGTCGGTGGTCGGCGGCGAATCGCAGCGGGTGGCTACCGCCTCGAGCGCGCAGACCCAGGCGGCCAGTTCGACCGCGTCGTCGATCGAGGAGGTGACGGCCGGCATCCGCATGGTGGCGGACAACGCCGGCAACGCGGCGCGGCAGGCCGACGAGTCGCTCGACCAATCGACCCGGGCGCAGACCCACCTGACCGAACTGCGCGGCTCGATCGGCCGCACCGCCAGCGTGATGAACGAGGTGTCGGGCGCTGCCGACGCCTTTGTCGAGAACGCCCGCCAGATCACCGAAATGACGCGCGAGGTGCGCGAGATCGCCGACCAGACCAATCTGCTCGCGCTGAATGCCGCGATTGAAGCCGCACGCGCTGGCGAACAGGGCCGCGGCTTCGCCGTGGTGGCCGACGAGGTGCGCAAGCTGGCCGAGAAGTCCGGCACGTCGGCGGCAGCGATCGACACCATCACGCGCTCGCTGTCGGAGCGGGCCGCCGGTCTGTCGGACGCGCTGACACAGGGGCGCAACGCGGTCGGCGTCGCCGAGTCGTCGAGCGACTCGGCCGCCGGCGTCATCACCGTCGCGCACCACGCCGTATCGGTCGCCGCCGACGAGGTACGCGCCATCAACCGGGCGCTGGAACAGCAGAGCCGCGCCGCCAGCGACATCGCCGGCAACGTCGAGCACATCGCCAGCATGTCCGGACAGAACCAGTCGGCCGTCGACACGCTCGCCAGCTCGGTCACCCACCTGCAGTCCCTGGCCTCCCGGCTCGACGAACTGACCGGGCGCTTCCGCCTGTAA
- a CDS encoding FUSC family protein: protein MVSPGAWNRLRATLVAEVRQLTTLHASDRAWQMPFAAALATGLPLLAGAHYGRLADGLVASLGGLVFLYLPATPLSHRMVSLMASAFGMVACYALGALSHLLPPSLAPLLIPVLTFVAIVVTMVCRVYGMGPPGSLFFVMAAAIGVYTPVEPATLPARVGLIALGCLLACLIGFVYSLHALRRRAPAPVVPPPAPSFDFVVFDSVVIGVFVGISLALAQALQLDKPYWVPVSCLAVIQGASLRAVWNRQLQRVLGTGIGMVLAWGMLMLPLGPWSVGLGVMALSFVIEAMVVRHYGIAVVFITPLTILLAEASTLGHTVPGPLVLARFFDTLLGCIVGLAGGICLHSPRFREIASGPLRRLIPSRLLR from the coding sequence ATGGTTTCACCGGGCGCCTGGAACCGCCTGAGGGCGACACTCGTCGCCGAAGTGCGTCAGCTCACTACGCTGCACGCGAGCGACCGCGCCTGGCAGATGCCGTTTGCGGCCGCACTGGCCACCGGTCTGCCGCTGCTGGCCGGCGCGCACTACGGGCGTCTGGCCGACGGACTGGTCGCCTCTCTGGGCGGTCTGGTCTTTCTCTACCTGCCGGCGACACCGCTGTCACATCGCATGGTGTCCCTGATGGCGAGCGCCTTCGGCATGGTCGCCTGCTACGCGCTGGGCGCGCTGAGTCATCTGCTGCCACCGTCGCTGGCGCCGCTGCTGATTCCGGTGCTGACCTTCGTCGCCATCGTCGTCACCATGGTGTGCCGCGTCTATGGCATGGGGCCGCCTGGCAGCCTGTTCTTCGTCATGGCGGCCGCGATCGGCGTCTATACACCGGTCGAACCGGCAACGCTGCCGGCGCGAGTCGGCCTGATCGCGTTGGGCTGCCTGCTCGCCTGCCTGATCGGCTTCGTCTACAGCCTGCACGCACTGCGCCGTCGTGCGCCGGCACCGGTGGTTCCGCCGCCGGCGCCAAGCTTCGACTTCGTCGTGTTCGATTCGGTGGTGATTGGCGTGTTCGTCGGCATTTCGCTGGCGCTGGCCCAGGCACTGCAGCTGGACAAGCCCTACTGGGTGCCGGTGAGCTGCCTGGCGGTGATCCAAGGCGCGTCGCTGCGCGCGGTGTGGAATAGGCAGTTGCAAAGGGTGCTGGGCACCGGTATCGGCATGGTGCTAGCGTGGGGCATGCTGATGCTGCCGCTGGGTCCGTGGAGCGTGGGCCTGGGCGTGATGGCGCTGAGCTTCGTGATCGAGGCGATGGTGGTGCGTCATTACGGCATCGCGGTGGTGTTCATCACGCCGCTCACCATCCTGCTGGCCGAGGCCAGCACACTGGGCCACACCGTGCCTGGCCCGCTGGTGCTGGCGCGCTTCTTTGACACCCTGCTCGGCTGCATCGTCGGACTGGCCGGCGGCATCTGCCTGCACAGCCCTCGCTTCCGCGAGATCGCCAGCGGGCCGCTGCGCCGCCTCATCCCGTCTCGCCTGCTGCGCTGA
- a CDS encoding pyridoxamine 5'-phosphate oxidase family protein, with product MSRLYDPQHRSFQDEFGTRAMADRIEELACRTEFDDDSRGFIESMDMFFLSTVDARGRPTVSYKGGDPGFVRVVDERTLVFPSYDGNGMFYSVGNIAQNAEVGLLFISFEKPHRIRVQGRATVSRDDPMMAFYSEADFVVRVELSELWQNCPRYIHRYQRVDRSRYVPRPDCETPLAEWKRIDLVQDVLPPADAARAQAAGTVAIEEWMEKVKTGHPEA from the coding sequence GTGAGCAGACTGTACGACCCGCAGCACCGCAGCTTCCAGGACGAGTTCGGTACTCGCGCGATGGCCGACCGCATCGAGGAACTGGCCTGCCGCACCGAATTCGACGACGACAGTCGGGGCTTCATCGAATCGATGGACATGTTTTTCCTGTCCACCGTCGATGCGCGCGGTCGTCCGACGGTGTCGTACAAGGGCGGCGACCCCGGCTTCGTCCGCGTGGTCGATGAGAGGACGCTGGTGTTCCCGAGCTACGACGGCAACGGCATGTTCTATTCGGTCGGCAACATCGCGCAGAACGCCGAGGTCGGCCTGCTCTTCATCTCGTTCGAGAAGCCGCACCGTATCCGCGTGCAGGGCAGGGCCACGGTGTCGCGCGACGACCCGATGATGGCCTTCTACAGCGAAGCCGATTTCGTCGTCCGCGTCGAACTGTCCGAGCTGTGGCAGAACTGTCCGCGCTATATCCACCGCTACCAGCGCGTCGACCGCTCGCGCTACGTGCCGCGTCCCGACTGCGAAACGCCGCTGGCCGAGTGGAAGCGCATCGACCTCGTGCAGGACGTGCTGCCGCCGGCCGATGCGGCGCGTGCCCAGGCCGCCGGCACGGTTGCGATCGAAGAGTGGATGGAAAAAGTGAAGACCGGCCACCCGGAGGCCTGA
- a CDS encoding c-type cytochrome: MKTTHLAVASLALLLAACDKPQDPPKPITAPSADAAAPAADTAAPALPSPPAASPLPDAPSPSATPPTPADTMQNAPTTPNGKTPPDTTENARPIPSGQPAPAPASSAAPADGTAVAGGDIVKGWKTWRSAACERCHGPAQEGMVGPSLIESLKKLSKDEVRHAVIDGRLERGMPGHPYLADKFDDLYAYLKGRSDGSIPKVRPEGA; encoded by the coding sequence ATGAAAACCACGCATCTCGCCGTCGCAAGCCTTGCCCTGCTGCTCGCCGCCTGCGACAAGCCGCAGGATCCGCCGAAACCCATCACTGCCCCGTCGGCCGATGCCGCCGCACCCGCGGCTGATACCGCCGCCCCGGCACTGCCTTCGCCCCCCGCCGCGTCACCGCTGCCCGATGCGCCCAGCCCGAGCGCGACGCCGCCCACCCCGGCCGATACGATGCAGAACGCACCGACCACGCCGAACGGCAAAACCCCGCCCGACACCACGGAGAACGCTCGTCCCATTCCGTCCGGTCAGCCGGCTCCTGCGCCGGCTTCGAGCGCCGCGCCGGCGGACGGCACGGCGGTCGCCGGTGGCGATATCGTGAAGGGCTGGAAGACCTGGCGCTCGGCCGCCTGTGAGCGCTGCCACGGTCCGGCGCAGGAGGGCATGGTCGGCCCGTCGCTGATCGAATCGCTGAAGAAGCTTTCGAAGGACGAAGTACGGCACGCGGTGATAGACGGCCGGCTGGAGCGCGGCATGCCGGGCCACCCCTACCTCGCCGACAAGTTCGACGACCTGTACGCCTATCTGAAGGGGCGCTCCGACGGCAGCATTCCGAAGGTGCGGCCGGAAGGCGCCTGA
- a CDS encoding PEP-CTERM sorting domain-containing protein, which yields MKALLTIALLLCSGLVRAAPVTLDFEELLRDAVVSTQYADRGLLIASDYGAVTVFDGCCAASGVNTLNGGGFRGITLTFVDPGNMFRPAVTDFLSITLGDIDIPGNGLTAYDLDGNQIAQVLSGCATAFACPGDSLFETLTLSVAGMHRIVIAAGGQLSGNAAQGEATVDDVVFNAVVAQVPEPSALQMLAAGLSVLACVVLSRRLRAARVSRGRSASR from the coding sequence ATGAAAGCCCTGCTGACGATTGCGCTGCTGCTGTGCAGCGGTCTGGTGCGTGCCGCCCCGGTGACGCTGGATTTCGAGGAGCTGCTGCGCGACGCCGTCGTCAGCACCCAGTACGCTGATCGCGGCCTGCTCATCGCGTCGGACTACGGCGCCGTGACCGTCTTCGACGGCTGCTGCGCGGCGAGCGGCGTCAACACGCTTAACGGCGGCGGCTTTCGCGGAATCACGCTCACCTTCGTCGATCCGGGCAACATGTTCCGCCCGGCGGTGACCGACTTCTTAAGTATCACGCTGGGCGACATCGACATCCCCGGCAACGGCCTGACCGCCTACGACCTCGATGGCAACCAGATCGCCCAAGTGCTGTCCGGCTGCGCGACTGCCTTCGCCTGCCCCGGCGATTCACTGTTCGAAACGCTGACGCTGTCGGTCGCCGGCATGCACCGCATCGTCATCGCCGCCGGTGGCCAGCTGTCCGGCAACGCGGCGCAGGGCGAGGCAACGGTGGACGACGTCGTGTTCAACGCCGTCGTCGCCCAGGTGCCCGAACCGTCGGCGCTGCAGATGCTGGCGGCCGGCCTGTCGGTACTTGCCTGCGTCGTGCTGAGCCGCCGTCTGCGCGCAGCGCGCGTCAGTCGCGGAAGGAGCGCCAGCCGCTGA